From a region of the Bradyrhizobium guangdongense genome:
- a CDS encoding helix-turn-helix domain-containing protein — translation MTSIELTEILTFLGLDLAEAAQLLGVSTRTLRRWMEGEEIPGPAQAALRAWHQLHARHLAWKPDAISIFENDQAQLERARLHAREVSGLIKAVEARGGPQNPWSVNIAKGVATFGPFEIGFYNLQNGSFSLSGYRRKDSSPDLVRDRPYLEDAAYSISMAFSKAGESEIALDNVAEYVRKHSAAFVVDGPQRLSPADSKRRQRDIELLAGKIDELAKLAAKGSANHLQFEELLHQLHELGFFPTIDLVSAVAKAMV, via the coding sequence ATGACAAGTATTGAGCTGACTGAAATTTTGACATTTCTGGGCCTCGACCTGGCCGAGGCTGCGCAACTGTTGGGAGTTTCGACGCGAACGCTTCGAAGATGGATGGAAGGCGAGGAAATTCCCGGTCCGGCCCAAGCCGCTCTGCGTGCCTGGCACCAACTCCACGCGCGGCACTTGGCTTGGAAGCCGGACGCCATTTCCATATTCGAGAACGACCAAGCTCAGCTCGAGCGTGCGCGACTTCATGCGCGAGAGGTGAGCGGGCTGATCAAAGCGGTCGAAGCTCGCGGCGGGCCGCAAAATCCATGGTCGGTCAATATCGCTAAAGGCGTTGCGACGTTCGGTCCTTTTGAGATCGGGTTTTACAACCTGCAAAACGGAAGCTTCTCTCTCAGCGGGTACCGCCGCAAAGACAGCTCGCCGGACCTCGTGCGGGACAGGCCGTACCTTGAAGATGCCGCGTACAGCATCAGCATGGCTTTTTCAAAGGCCGGCGAAAGCGAAATTGCGCTGGACAACGTCGCGGAGTACGTCCGAAAACATTCGGCCGCGTTTGTTGTCGATGGCCCGCAGCGGCTGTCGCCTGCGGACTCCAAACGCCGCCAGCGGGACATCGAATTACTCGCCGGCAAAATCGATGAACTGGCGAAGCTTGCCGCCAAGGGCAGCGCCAATCACCTTCAATTTGAGGAATTACTGCATCAACTCCACGAACTCGGGTTCTTCCCGACTATCGATCTGGTTTCAGCAGTAGCTAAGGCTATGGTCTAA